CGGCAAGCGGGTGGATCGCGCCAAAGCGGGCGACGAGGTCGCCATCGTCGTCAACCAGACGCCCTTCTACGGCGAATCCGGCGGCCAGGTCGGCGACACCGGGCGGGCGACGACGGCGGGCGGCACCCGCCTGACCGTCACCGACACCCACAAGAAGGTGGGCGACGTGTGGGTCCATCATGCCCGTGTCGAGGCCGGCACGCTGGCGGTCGGCGACGACATCCACCTGGAGGTCGACCACGAACGGCGCTCGGCCATCCGCGCCAACCATTCGGTGACCCACCTGCTGCACGCCGCGCTGCGCGACCGCCTGGGCAGCCACGTCACCCAGAAAGGCTCGCTGGTGTCGCCCGACCGCATGCGCTTCGACGTCAGCCACCCCAAGCCGATCGCGCCCGCCGAGATGGCCGAGGTGGAGGCGACGGTGAACGCCCACATTCGCGCCAACGCCGAGGTGATGACCCGTCTCATGGACCCGGAATCGGCGGTCAAGGCCGGCGCCATGGCGCTGTTCGGCGAGAAGTACGGCGACGAGGTCAGGGTCGTTTCCATGGGGGCCAAGGGCGAGCCGCCGCTGTCGACGGAACTGTGCGGCGGCACCCATGTGCGGCGCACCGGCGACATCGGCCTCTTCAAGGTGGTGTCGGAAAGCGCGGTGGCGGCCGGCGTTCGGCGCATCGAGGCGCTGACCGGGGCGGGCGCCCAGGCCTATCTGGCCGAACAGGAACGCGTGCTCCAGGAGACGGCGGCCCTCCTCAAGGCGGCGCCGGCCGAGGTGCCGGCCCGGGTGACGGCGCTGATCGAGGAACGCCGGCGGCTGGAGCGCGAACTCACCGACACGCGGCGCAAGATGGCGTCGGGCGGCGGCGCGGCCAGCGGCGGCGGCGAGGTCAAGCAGGTCAACGGCCTCAAGTTCGCGCCGCGCCTGCTCGACGGCATGCCGGCCAAGGACTTGAAAGGGCTGGCCGACGATTTGAAGAAGCAACTGGGCTCGGGCGTCATCGCCCTGGTCAGCGTCGCCGAAGGCAAGGCCTCGCTGGTGGTCGGCGTCACCGACGATCTCACCGGCAAGATCAGCGCCGTCGATCTGGTCAGGGCCGGCTCGGCCGCGGTCGGCGGCAAGGGCGGCGGCGGCCGCCCCGACATGGCCCAGGCCGGCGGCCCCGACGGCGCCAGGGCGGCCGAGGCGCTGACAGCCATCGAAGCCGCACTGGCCGGGACCTAAGCACAAGGTTCGACACAGAGACACAGAGCGCACGGAGAAGAAGCGATTGCGCGCGAAGCGCATCGAAAACCTTCTCTGCGTCCTCTGTGTTAAAGCCCTTTTTCAGATAGCCGGTGGTCCGGGCCGTTGGCGCAAAGGAATTTACCGCGGGTCTGTGCCTTCGCCGTGTCCTTTGCGTAAGGGCTTGGAATTTTCCAGGCCGATCACCACGTGTCTCCCTCACACATGCAAATTTTCGCATATGGCGGGCCGGCGACGGCCCGCCCAGGGAGAGCGCGATGGACGCTGGGTTGTGGAGGCGGCTGGGCTATCCGCGCCGCCTGCGGGACGGCAGCACCGCCGTCCGCTCCGGGCTTTTCGGCGACTGGTATCGGCTGCAGCCGGACCAGTTCGAGCGCTATGCCGACGGCTATGCCAGGCCGTGGCACATCGACGTGCTGCGGGATTTCGGCTTCGCCGTCGGCGCCATGCTTCTCTTCGTGTTGCCGGATGGCGCTGGCCTGCCTGCCTTTTTTGTCTGCAGCGGCGCCGGGCTCCTGAAATGGGCCGTCAACACCCATGAGCGGGCGGTCCGGTTCGCGGCGGAGTTTCGCCCGCTCCGGCAGGTCGAGGTCCACGACCGCGCGTGGTCGGGATACGAGCTCTGCGTGATGGCGCACGGCAACCGGCTGGCGCCGGTGTGGGGAGCGTATTTTCTGTTCTTCGGATGGCGAACGGCCGACGTCTTCCCGCACTCGTTCATGCAGTTCGCGCCGTTCCTGGGATGGCCGGCCTACGCCGTGCTCGCCGCCATCTGCTTTGCGGGGGCGGGCGCCCTGCTGGCCATTCGGGCCTACTACAGGATGACCCGGGGCCATAGCCTTTCGCCGGAAAACATCGTGAGGACCGAGGCCGGGGCGTCGTTCGCCAACCTCCCCTGATCTACTTGGCGTCGGCGGCCACCTGCATGCGGACGATGCGGTCGGGGTCGTCGACCTCGCCGTTGCGGCTGGATTCGCCGCGCTTGATCTGCCCAACGTACTGCATGCCCTCGACCACCTTGCCCCACACCGTGTACTGGCCGTCCAGGTGGCTGGCCTTGGCGAAGCAGATGAAGAACTGGGAATCGGCGCTGTCGGGGCTGGCCGAACGGGCCATCGAGACGGTGCCGCGCACGTGCGGTTCCTTCGAGAACTCGGCCTTCAGCTTGACGCCCGAGCCGCCGGTGCCGTCGCCATCAGGGTCTCCGGTCTGGGCCATGAAGCCGGCGATGACCCGATGGAAGACCAGGCCGTCGTAGAACTTCTTGCGGACCAGCTCCTTGATGCGGGCGACATGGTTGGGCGCCAGGTCGGGTCGCATCTCGATGACCACCCGGCCGGATTCGAGATCCAGGTAAAGCGTGTTCTCGGGATCGGCGGCGGCGGCGCCGGTGGACGCCAGAACGGTGGTTGCCAGCACGGCGGCCAGTAGGGGACGCAGCTTCGCCATCGTCATTCCTTTCCTCATTTCTTCGTCAGAACGAATGCGGCCGGACCCTACCACGACCCACCGCCCCGGGACCAGCCCGCATGGCTGCAAATGGGGTCGGAATCACGGGGCGAGAAGGCGCTTCAGGATATCGGCGGCGCCATCGGCCGGCTCCAGTTCGCCGGCCATCACCTGGCGTTCGAGCTCGGCCATCCAGCGGCGGCTGCGGGCGTCGCGGCGCAAATGGTCGCGCAGGCCGTCCTCGACCGCTTCCCACAGCCAGGCCCGGGCCTGGGCGGCCCGGCGCGCGGCGATTCCCTCGGGGCCGGCGTGGGCGTCGCGGAACGCCAGGATGGCCTGCCAGACCTCGGCGATGCCGGTGTCCTCGAGGGCCGAGGCCAGGAGGACGGGCGGCCGCCACAGGGCCGATCGCGGCCGCACCAGACCGAGCGCGCTGGCATAATCGTCGCGGATGCGCCGGGCGGCGCCGGCCAGCTCGCCGTCGGCCTTGTTGACCACGACGATGTCGGCCAGTTCGACGATGCCGCGCTTCAGGCCCTGCAATTCGTCGCCGCCGCCCGGCGCGATCAGCAGGATGAAAAGGTCGGAAAGATGGGCGACGGCGCCTTCCGACTGGCCGGTGCCGACGGTCTCCACGATGACGACGTCGAATCCCGTCGCCTCGCAGGCCAGGACGGCCTCGCGGGTCCGCCGGGCGACACCGCCCAGCGCGCCGCCGGAGGGCGACGGGCGGACGAAGGCGCGGCCGCCCTGCACCAGGCGCTCCATGCGGGTCTTGTCGCCCAGCAGCGAGCCGCCGGTGCGCGGGCTCGACGGATCAACCGCCAGCACGGCCAGGCGACGGCCGGCTTCGAGGATGTGCAACCCGAGGGCCTCGATGAAGGTGGACTTGCCGACGCCGGGGGCCCCGGAAATGCCGATGCGTACCGCGCCCCCGGCCTTGGGCGCGATGCGTCCGAGCAGGCGGCGGGCGGCGGCGCGGTGGTCGGCGCGGGTCGATTCCAGCAGGGTGACGGCGCGAGCCAGCGCCCGGGTGTCGCCGCCTAGAAGACCGTCCGCCAGATGGTCGGGATCGGGTGCCGCCATCGCAAAGGCCGTCAATGGGGCTTGCGGCGCGGC
The window above is part of the Shumkonia mesophila genome. Proteins encoded here:
- a CDS encoding peptidylprolyl isomerase, with the translated sequence MAKLRPLLAAVLATTVLASTGAAAADPENTLYLDLESGRVVIEMRPDLAPNHVARIKELVRKKFYDGLVFHRVIAGFMAQTGDPDGDGTGGSGVKLKAEFSKEPHVRGTVSMARSASPDSADSQFFICFAKASHLDGQYTVWGKVVEGMQYVGQIKRGESSRNGEVDDPDRIVRMQVAADAK
- the meaB gene encoding methylmalonyl Co-A mutase-associated GTPase MeaB — protein: MAAPDPDHLADGLLGGDTRALARAVTLLESTRADHRAAARRLLGRIAPKAGGAVRIGISGAPGVGKSTFIEALGLHILEAGRRLAVLAVDPSSPRTGGSLLGDKTRMERLVQGGRAFVRPSPSGGALGGVARRTREAVLACEATGFDVVIVETVGTGQSEGAVAHLSDLFILLIAPGGGDELQGLKRGIVELADIVVVNKADGELAGAARRIRDDYASALGLVRPRSALWRPPVLLASALEDTGIAEVWQAILAFRDAHAGPEGIAARRAAQARAWLWEAVEDGLRDHLRRDARSRRWMAELERQVMAGELEPADGAADILKRLLAP